The Lacrimispora xylanolytica genome has a segment encoding these proteins:
- a CDS encoding ABC transporter permease: protein MLNRKSQVETPQLEAKSLWTTNPFFIWLKRNMAAMIALVFLCIVLSITTETFLVKNNLFSVLRQVCVNCFIAFGITCVLICGGIDLSVGSVVAAAGVIAVRCGNAGLPLIVCILIPLIFGAVIGFFNGFVISHTTLPPFIVTLSTQIIVRGISYILTGGQPAQSNNEVFNNMGVGNILGIPIPVVFVIGAFIILYFIMNRTSFGRHVYATGGNKEAAKYAGVDTKWIQVRVFIISGVMAALAGVVLAARLYSGQPSVGEGFERDAIAASVLGGTSFNGGLGTLGGTVIGVLIIGVLNNGMNLLKINSYWQFVVKGLVILGAVYVDYLKKRGSLKK from the coding sequence ATGTTAAACAGGAAAAGTCAAGTAGAGACACCCCAGTTAGAGGCTAAAAGCCTGTGGACTACCAATCCATTTTTTATCTGGCTGAAACGCAACATGGCAGCTATGATCGCATTGGTATTCCTTTGCATTGTTTTATCCATAACCACCGAAACATTTCTTGTTAAAAATAACTTATTCAGCGTATTGCGCCAGGTATGTGTGAACTGCTTTATTGCATTTGGTATTACCTGTGTCTTAATCTGCGGAGGCATTGACTTATCCGTGGGTTCTGTGGTTGCAGCAGCAGGTGTTATCGCAGTAAGATGCGGCAACGCAGGTCTTCCTTTAATCGTCTGCATTCTCATTCCCCTTATATTTGGTGCAGTCATAGGATTTTTCAATGGATTTGTTATTTCCCATACCACACTTCCTCCCTTTATCGTAACCCTTTCCACACAGATTATTGTGCGGGGGATCAGTTACATCTTAACAGGAGGACAGCCTGCCCAATCAAACAACGAAGTATTTAACAACATGGGCGTAGGTAATATTTTAGGAATTCCCATTCCAGTTGTATTTGTAATTGGAGCGTTTATCATACTTTATTTCATTATGAACCGTACCTCCTTTGGCCGTCACGTATATGCTACCGGAGGAAATAAGGAGGCAGCGAAATACGCAGGCGTTGACACCAAATGGATTCAGGTAAGAGTATTTATTATCAGTGGAGTGATGGCAGCCCTTGCCGGAGTCGTACTGGCAGCGAGATTGTATTCCGGTCAGCCATCGGTAGGAGAAGGCTTTGAGCGTGATGCCATCGCGGCTTCCGTTCTCGGTGGTACCAGCTTTAACGGAGGATTAGGTACCTTGGGCGGTACTGTAATCGGCGTACTGATCATCGGAGTATTAAACAACGGAATGAACCTGCTTAAGATAAACAGCTACTGGCAGTTCGTAGTAAAAGGACTGGTTATCCTTGGAGCAGTCTATGTAGATTACTTAAAAAAGAGAGGCTCACTGAAAAAGTGA
- a CDS encoding transketolase, with protein sequence MDIMELKKKCSDMRKDIINMTADAASGHPGGSLSAVELMAALFYTQMRIDPKNPDKEDRDRFVLSKGHAAPCYYAVLGEMGFFDKSEFKNFRQLHSILQGHPDAKKVPGVDASTGSLGQGISIAVGMALGAKAQNKDTKVYTLLGDGELQEGQVWEACMAAANYHLDNLTIIIDNNGLQIDGSNEQVMSLGDLHSKFKAFGFHVLELPDGNNLEEVLAAYSISTMEGKPKCILAHTVKGKGISFMENQVGWHGKAPSEDERQQALKELEG encoded by the coding sequence ATGGACATAATGGAACTAAAAAAGAAATGCAGTGATATGCGGAAAGATATCATTAACATGACAGCAGATGCAGCCAGCGGTCACCCAGGCGGTTCCCTTTCTGCGGTAGAATTAATGGCGGCTCTCTTCTATACCCAGATGCGGATCGATCCTAAAAACCCTGACAAGGAAGACCGTGACCGTTTCGTGTTAAGCAAAGGACATGCAGCTCCCTGCTATTATGCAGTATTAGGAGAGATGGGATTTTTCGATAAATCAGAATTTAAGAATTTCAGACAGCTTCACAGCATCCTTCAGGGACATCCGGATGCAAAAAAGGTTCCCGGTGTGGATGCCTCCACTGGCTCCTTAGGACAGGGAATCTCCATCGCAGTTGGCATGGCTCTTGGGGCAAAGGCTCAGAATAAGGACACCAAGGTCTACACTCTTTTGGGAGATGGTGAGCTTCAGGAAGGACAGGTCTGGGAGGCCTGCATGGCAGCAGCCAATTATCACCTGGATAACCTTACGATTATCATTGATAATAACGGTCTTCAGATTGACGGAAGCAATGAACAGGTCATGTCACTGGGAGACCTTCATTCCAAATTTAAGGCATTTGGCTTTCACGTACTGGAGCTGCCTGACGGTAATAATTTAGAAGAAGTTCTTGCTGCTTATTCCATCAGCACCATGGAAGGCAAACCAAAATGCATCCTGGCACACACCGTAAAAGGTAAAGGCATTTCCTTTATGGAAAACCAGGTTGGCTGGCATGGAAAGGCACCAAGTGAAGACGAGAGACAGCAGGCATTAAAGGAACTGGAGGGTTAA
- a CDS encoding transketolase family protein, with protein sequence MSELKAIRVAYGEALAELGEENEKVVVMDADLAHATMTATFGAKFPERFFNAGIAEANMVDMSAGLSTMGYIPFCSTFAIFGAGRAYEQVRNGVAYPNFNVKLGMTHSGITLGEDGGSHQAIEDLALMRVIPGMTVVVPCDASETHRAVKAVAEMKGPAYLRLARLPSPVFEEEMPFVIGKANVLKEGGNVVVFACGIMVSTVLECAKKLLQEGTSITVVNMHTIKPIDKECILTYASKCSKVVTVEEHSTIGGLGDAVGEVLLENKCNVTFKKIGVQDRFGQSGKPEELLEEYGLSENQVYHQIKGVLES encoded by the coding sequence ATGAGCGAATTAAAGGCAATCAGAGTGGCATACGGGGAAGCTTTGGCTGAGCTTGGAGAAGAGAATGAAAAAGTAGTGGTGATGGATGCGGATCTTGCCCATGCCACCATGACAGCAACCTTTGGAGCAAAATTTCCGGAGCGGTTCTTTAATGCAGGAATTGCAGAGGCCAATATGGTGGATATGAGCGCAGGACTTTCTACCATGGGATACATACCATTTTGCAGCACCTTTGCTATCTTTGGCGCAGGCCGTGCCTATGAGCAGGTGCGAAACGGCGTAGCGTATCCCAATTTCAATGTTAAGCTTGGCATGACCCATTCCGGCATTACCCTTGGGGAAGACGGCGGAAGCCATCAGGCTATTGAGGATTTGGCCCTCATGCGTGTTATTCCGGGAATGACAGTCGTGGTTCCCTGTGATGCCAGTGAAACACACCGCGCTGTGAAAGCAGTGGCAGAGATGAAAGGACCGGCTTATCTGCGTCTTGCCAGACTTCCAAGTCCTGTATTTGAAGAGGAGATGCCCTTTGTCATTGGAAAAGCCAATGTATTAAAAGAAGGCGGGAATGTGGTTGTATTTGCCTGTGGCATCATGGTCTCCACCGTTTTGGAATGTGCGAAGAAGCTTTTACAGGAAGGAACGTCCATTACCGTTGTAAATATGCATACCATAAAGCCAATTGATAAAGAATGCATCTTGACATATGCCTCAAAATGCAGCAAAGTAGTAACTGTAGAGGAACACAGCACCATCGGCGGACTTGGCGATGCAGTAGGTGAGGTTCTTTTAGAAAATAAATGTAACGTAACATTTAAAAAGATTGGCGTTCAGGACCGGTTTGGACAATCTGGTAAGCCGGAAGAGCTTTTAGAAGAATACGGGCTGAGCGAAAATCAAGTATACCATCAGATTAAAGGAGTGTTGGAATCATGA
- a CDS encoding RpiB/LacA/LacB family sugar-phosphate isomerase has protein sequence MRIALINENSQAAKNELIYNSLKKVADQKGYEVDNYGMYSPEDACSLTYVQNGILAAILLNSGAADYVITGCGTGEGAMLACNSFPGVICGHVCDPSDGYMFAQINDGNAISMPFAKGFGWGAELNLEYTFEKLFSEASGQGYPRERAVPEQRNKKILDVVRENNLKDILTCLKGLDQELVKGSIGGEKFSELFFANCKDEKIAEYVKSLLA, from the coding sequence ATGAGAATAGCATTAATTAATGAGAACAGCCAGGCGGCTAAAAATGAACTGATTTATAACAGCTTAAAGAAGGTAGCAGATCAAAAAGGCTACGAAGTTGATAACTACGGAATGTATTCCCCAGAGGATGCCTGTTCCCTTACTTATGTACAGAACGGAATTCTTGCAGCCATCCTTTTAAATTCCGGCGCAGCAGATTATGTAATTACCGGATGCGGAACGGGTGAAGGTGCTATGCTTGCATGCAACAGCTTCCCAGGAGTTATCTGCGGCCATGTATGTGATCCCAGCGACGGATATATGTTTGCACAGATCAATGACGGCAATGCCATTTCCATGCCATTTGCAAAAGGCTTTGGCTGGGGAGCAGAGCTTAACCTGGAATATACCTTTGAGAAATTATTCTCAGAAGCGAGCGGTCAGGGCTACCCAAGAGAGCGTGCAGTTCCAGAGCAGAGAAATAAAAAGATCCTTGATGTGGTAAGAGAAAACAACTTAAAGGATATCTTAACCTGCTTAAAAGGACTTGACCAGGAGCTGGTGAAAGGCTCGATCGGCGGTGAAAAATTCAGTGAGCTGTTCTTTGCAAACTGCAAGGATGAGAAAATAGCAGAGTATGTAAAGAGTCTGCTGGCTTAG
- a CDS encoding VOC family protein produces MLKNKPSGIAHVAIPTDDPEATKAFYENLGFTRLVDGGIRGMLQCGTCVIEFYPRRQDEKPIGNIDHIALTCENLEEAYEEIVSQGHTLISNGIESNEMFAPRTNRFFLFQGPNGEKIEFCKVS; encoded by the coding sequence ATGCTTAAAAATAAACCATCAGGAATTGCCCATGTGGCAATTCCTACCGATGACCCGGAAGCCACAAAAGCATTTTATGAAAATCTGGGATTTACCCGGCTGGTGGATGGGGGCATCAGGGGGATGCTTCAATGCGGAACCTGCGTCATAGAATTTTACCCCAGACGCCAGGATGAAAAGCCCATCGGTAACATCGACCATATTGCCCTGACCTGTGAGAATCTGGAAGAGGCTTATGAAGAGATTGTATCCCAGGGTCATACTCTTATCTCCAATGGGATTGAATCCAATGAAATGTTTGCCCCTCGTACCAATCGTTTCTTTCTCTTTCAGGGACCAAACGGGGAAAAAATTGAATTCTGTAAGGTAAGCTAG
- the fsa gene encoding fructose-6-phosphate aldolase — translation MRFFVDTANTEDVKKASDMGIICGVTTNPSLIAKEGRDFNEVIKEITSIVDGPISGEVKASTEFAEGMIAEGREIAAIHPNMVVKIPMTAEGLKAVKVLTAEGIKTNVTLVFSAAQALLAARAGATYVSPFLGRLDDISMPGIDLIRDITEIFEIHGIETEIIAASIRNPIHIIDCAKAGADIATVPYGVLMQMTKHPLTDQGIEKFKADEKEAFGK, via the coding sequence ATGAGATTTTTTGTAGATACAGCAAATACGGAAGACGTGAAAAAAGCAAGTGATATGGGCATTATCTGTGGAGTTACCACCAATCCCTCCCTGATTGCCAAGGAAGGCCGTGATTTTAATGAAGTTATCAAAGAAATCACCTCCATCGTTGACGGTCCCATCAGCGGTGAGGTGAAAGCCTCCACCGAATTTGCGGAAGGCATGATCGCAGAAGGAAGAGAGATCGCAGCCATTCACCCTAATATGGTAGTAAAGATTCCTATGACAGCAGAAGGCTTAAAGGCTGTGAAGGTATTAACTGCCGAGGGAATAAAGACCAACGTGACCCTGGTATTTTCCGCGGCTCAGGCACTCTTAGCTGCAAGAGCAGGAGCTACCTATGTTTCCCCTTTCTTAGGCCGTCTTGATGATATTTCCATGCCTGGCATTGATTTGATCCGTGATATTACTGAAATTTTTGAGATACATGGAATCGAGACAGAGATCATTGCAGCCAGCATCAGAAATCCAATCCATATCATTGACTGCGCAAAAGCAGGAGCAGACATAGCAACCGTTCCATACGGCGTGCTGATGCAGATGACAAAGCATCCCCTCACTGACCAGGGAATTGAAAAGTTTAAGGCAGATGAGAAGGAAGCATTTGGGAAGTAA